The Roseococcus microcysteis genome contains a region encoding:
- a CDS encoding xanthine dehydrogenase family protein molybdopterin-binding subunit, whose product MDQFGIGQPVRRKEDVRLLTGAGTYTDDINREGQAWAVVLRSPHANARILSINTEAAKAAPGVLAVLTGHDADADGLGLFPVQVEVPGLDGKPVWCPPRKTLQTDFVRFVGDPVVLVVAETRAQAQDAAELVMVDYDILPSVTDTAAAAAPDAPVIWEQLGSNVCVYWSNKKEAQAEAAFAKAARTVSVELVNNRLVGNPMEPRVALGEYDAAKDHYTLHSPTQGVVRVREGLAQYIFKIPKEKMRVISPDVGGGFGLRGKLFPESAMVLWASKRLGRPVKWRSDRTETFMCDPHGRDHVTHAEMAFDADGKILGMKVETIAAMGGYLFDFGPRIPTVAGGRIQGTVYDMQAVSTRVKCVFTNTAPTDAYRGAGRPETAYVIERLLDQGALAFGISREEIRARNYVKPEQIPYVNCAGNEIDSGRFEETQQQALALMDWDGFEARAAESRARGKLRGRGLGFFIEASGGQPAEWARVRINAQGEALVHVGTFSHGQGHETAFAQVLHARLGIPFDKVRLIQGDSDVVPAGGGTGGSRSSQMGGVAVARASELVLAKAKRLAALILEAAEADIEHEGEIFRIAGTDRTLTWADIAQAEIPGETPGLDEELLYKRNTECNFPNGCHVAEVEVDTDTGEVAVVRYAAVDDVGVPLNPLLVHGQCHGGIVSGIGQALYEHARYDSESGQFLTATFQDYCMPRASDLPDLEVDLNVVPCPSNDLGVKGAGEGGSCGAPPAVVSAVCDALGVAHIDMPVTPEKVWAVLSQQRMAAE is encoded by the coding sequence ATGGATCAGTTCGGCATCGGCCAGCCTGTGCGCCGCAAGGAGGATGTGCGGCTCCTGACGGGGGCGGGCACCTACACCGACGACATCAACCGCGAGGGCCAGGCCTGGGCGGTGGTGCTCCGCAGCCCGCACGCCAATGCCCGCATCCTCTCCATTAACACCGAGGCCGCGAAAGCCGCGCCCGGCGTGCTGGCGGTGCTGACGGGCCATGACGCGGATGCCGATGGCTTGGGCCTGTTCCCCGTGCAGGTCGAGGTGCCGGGCCTCGACGGCAAGCCCGTCTGGTGCCCGCCGCGCAAGACGCTGCAGACCGATTTCGTGCGCTTCGTGGGCGACCCGGTGGTGCTGGTGGTGGCCGAGACGCGCGCCCAGGCCCAGGACGCTGCCGAGTTGGTGATGGTGGATTACGACATCCTGCCCTCGGTCACCGACACCGCCGCCGCCGCCGCGCCGGATGCGCCGGTGATCTGGGAGCAGCTCGGCTCCAATGTCTGCGTGTACTGGTCGAACAAGAAGGAAGCCCAGGCCGAAGCCGCCTTCGCCAAGGCCGCGCGCACGGTCAGCGTCGAGCTGGTGAACAACCGCCTCGTCGGCAACCCGATGGAACCGCGCGTGGCGCTGGGCGAATACGACGCGGCCAAGGACCACTACACGCTGCACAGCCCCACCCAGGGCGTGGTCCGCGTGCGTGAGGGCCTGGCGCAATACATCTTCAAGATCCCCAAGGAGAAGATGCGCGTCATCAGCCCCGATGTGGGCGGCGGCTTTGGGTTGCGCGGCAAGCTCTTTCCCGAAAGTGCGATGGTGCTCTGGGCCTCGAAGCGCCTGGGCCGTCCGGTGAAGTGGCGTTCGGACCGCACTGAGACCTTCATGTGCGACCCGCATGGCCGTGACCACGTCACCCATGCCGAGATGGCCTTCGATGCGGACGGGAAAATCCTCGGCATGAAGGTCGAGACCATCGCGGCGATGGGCGGGTATCTCTTCGACTTCGGCCCGCGCATCCCGACCGTGGCCGGCGGCCGCATCCAGGGCACGGTGTATGACATGCAGGCCGTCAGCACGCGGGTGAAGTGCGTGTTCACGAACACCGCGCCCACCGACGCCTATCGCGGCGCGGGAAGGCCCGAGACGGCCTATGTGATCGAGCGGCTGCTGGACCAGGGCGCGCTGGCCTTCGGCATCAGCCGCGAGGAAATCCGCGCGCGCAACTACGTGAAGCCCGAGCAGATCCCTTACGTGAACTGCGCCGGCAACGAGATCGACAGCGGTCGCTTCGAGGAAACCCAGCAGCAGGCCCTGGCCTTGATGGACTGGGACGGCTTCGAAGCCCGCGCCGCTGAAAGCCGCGCGCGCGGCAAGCTGCGCGGGCGCGGGCTTGGCTTCTTCATCGAGGCCTCGGGCGGGCAGCCGGCCGAATGGGCGCGGGTGCGCATCAACGCGCAGGGCGAGGCGCTGGTGCATGTCGGCACCTTCAGCCATGGCCAGGGGCATGAGACGGCCTTCGCGCAGGTGCTGCACGCGCGGCTCGGCATTCCCTTCGACAAGGTGCGGCTGATCCAGGGCGATTCCGACGTGGTGCCGGCGGGCGGCGGCACGGGTGGCTCGCGCTCCTCGCAGATGGGCGGTGTCGCGGTGGCGCGTGCCTCCGAACTCGTGCTGGCCAAGGCCAAGCGCCTGGCCGCCCTAATTCTGGAAGCCGCCGAGGCCGATATCGAGCATGAGGGCGAAATCTTCCGCATCGCCGGCACCGACCGCACCCTCACCTGGGCCGACATCGCCCAGGCCGAAATCCCGGGCGAGACGCCGGGGCTGGACGAGGAACTCCTCTACAAGCGCAACACCGAGTGCAACTTCCCCAATGGCTGCCACGTCGCCGAGGTGGAGGTGGACACCGACACGGGTGAAGTGGCCGTGGTGCGCTACGCCGCGGTGGATGATGTGGGCGTGCCGCTGAACCCGCTGCTGGTGCATGGGCAATGCCATGGCGGCATCGTCTCCGGCATCGGGCAGGCGCTGTATGAACATGCGCGCTATGACAGCGAGAGCGGCCAGTTCCTGACGGCCACCTTCCAGGACTACTGCATGCCGCGCGCGAGCGACCTGCCGGACCTTGAGGTGGATCTGAACGTGGTGCCCTGCCCGTCGAACGACCTCGGCGTGAAGGGCGCGGGCGAGGGCGGCTCCTGTGGCGCGCCGCCGGCGGTGGTCAGCGCCGTGTGCGATGCGCTGGGCGTGGCCCATATCGACATGCCGGTGACGCCGGAGAAGGTCTGGGCCGTGCTCAGCCAGCAGCGGATGGCGGCGGAATAA
- a CDS encoding crotonase/enoyl-CoA hydratase family protein, with protein MTNFLKIEQDGPVVTLTLNAPDRRNAISSFEDCAEVEDACRRIARDDSLRCVILTGADPAFCSGGDLKGMRDRKGIMAADSPAVMRENYRRGIQRIPLALWELDLPTIAAVNGAAIGAGLDLACMCDMRVASEKAIFAESFVRVGIVPGDGGAWLLPRAVGMAMAAEMSFTGDPLDAGQALAARLVSRVVPHGELMSAARELAARVAKNPPQVLRMTKRLLREGQHMSLASLLEMSAAFQAIAHETADHKEAVNAMLEKRQGVFTGR; from the coding sequence ATGACGAACTTCCTCAAGATCGAGCAGGACGGCCCTGTCGTCACGCTGACGCTGAACGCGCCGGACCGGCGCAACGCCATCTCCTCCTTCGAGGATTGCGCGGAAGTGGAGGACGCCTGCCGCCGCATCGCGCGCGACGACAGCCTGCGCTGCGTGATCCTGACCGGCGCCGACCCCGCCTTCTGTTCGGGCGGCGACCTGAAGGGCATGCGCGACCGCAAGGGCATCATGGCCGCCGACAGCCCGGCCGTGATGCGCGAGAACTACCGGCGCGGCATTCAGCGCATCCCCTTGGCGCTGTGGGAGCTCGACTTGCCCACCATCGCCGCCGTGAACGGGGCCGCCATCGGCGCGGGGCTCGACCTCGCCTGCATGTGCGACATGCGCGTGGCCAGCGAGAAGGCCATCTTCGCCGAAAGCTTCGTGCGCGTGGGCATCGTGCCCGGCGATGGCGGCGCCTGGCTGCTGCCGCGCGCGGTGGGCATGGCGATGGCGGCGGAAATGTCCTTCACCGGCGACCCGCTGGATGCCGGGCAGGCGCTGGCCGCACGCCTCGTTTCGCGCGTGGTGCCGCATGGCGAGCTGATGAGTGCCGCGCGTGAACTCGCCGCGCGCGTGGCGAAGAACCCGCCGCAGGTGCTGCGCATGACCAAGCGGCTGCTGCGCGAGGGGCAGCACATGTCGCTCGCTTCGCTGCTGGAAATGTCGGCGGCCTTCCAGGCCATCGCGCATGAGACGGCGGACCACAAGGAGGCGGTGAACGCCATGCTGGAAAAGCGCCAGGGCGTGTTCACGGGGCGATGA
- a CDS encoding aspartate racemase/maleate isomerase family protein: MILPGPRVLATITPSGNTVVEAVTQAMLRARPDVLPIFSRIAVHGAVDRFPDRYDLEGMLGAAELLAHAKPDAIVWNGSKGGIIGLEHDRDLVARITAATGVPATTSALVLEARLEARGPTRLGLVTPYSDAYQARLLQAFAARGWVVGAESHLGLTDNLSYAAVPLERLRAQCEAVAPHCDVLLGWCTNCPVAALGPEVAGRPLWDATALGVEGGLALIPPPSAAG; encoded by the coding sequence ATGATCCTGCCGGGGCCGCGCGTGCTGGCCACCATCACCCCCTCCGGCAACACGGTGGTGGAGGCGGTGACCCAGGCCATGCTGCGCGCGCGGCCCGACGTGCTGCCCATCTTTTCCCGGATTGCCGTGCATGGCGCGGTGGACCGCTTCCCGGACCGCTACGACCTGGAGGGCATGCTGGGCGCGGCCGAATTGCTGGCGCACGCGAAGCCCGATGCCATCGTCTGGAATGGCAGCAAGGGTGGGATCATCGGGCTGGAGCATGACCGTGACCTGGTGGCGCGCATCACCGCCGCCACGGGCGTGCCGGCCACGACCTCGGCGCTGGTGCTGGAGGCGCGGCTGGAGGCGCGCGGGCCGACGCGCCTCGGCCTCGTGACCCCCTACAGCGACGCCTACCAGGCGCGCCTGCTGCAAGCCTTCGCCGCGCGCGGCTGGGTGGTGGGGGCGGAAAGCCATCTGGGGCTGACCGACAACCTCTCCTACGCCGCGGTCCCGCTGGAGCGGCTGCGCGCGCAATGCGAGGCGGTGGCCCCGCATTGCGACGTGCTGCTAGGCTGGTGCACCAACTGCCCGGTCGCGGCACTGGGGCCGGAAGTGGCCGGGCGACCCTTGTGGGACGCCACGGCCTTGGGGGTGGAAGGCGGGCTCGCGCTTATTCCGCCGCCATCCGCTGCTGGCTGA
- a CDS encoding acyl-CoA dehydrogenase family protein codes for MRFDLPDTPPGAEALRAELRAFLAEAGRAWTPEIRARSWMGFDRDFSREVGARGWIGMTWPKAYGGHERSGLERVVVLEEMLAAGAPVGAHWIGDRQSGPLILRLGTEEQRRRILPGIARGELAFCIGLSEPDAGSDLANLRTKAERVPGGWKLNGRKIWTTFAHKSDYMIALVRTSPAPEGGSRHAGLSQFLVDLRLSGISIRPIRDLAGADSFNEVTFDDVMLKEDDLVGAEGAGWAQATSELAFERSGPDRYLSSYPALSLGLDALAANPVPGAEVTVGRMVARLSALRGMSLSVGGMLERGEDPAVEAALVKDVGNVFEQALPEHLRGLLDPEDSPAELRALLAALTQLTPTFSLRGGTREILRGIIARDLGLR; via the coding sequence ATGCGTTTCGATCTGCCGGACACGCCCCCGGGCGCCGAGGCCCTGCGCGCCGAGCTGCGCGCCTTCCTGGCCGAGGCGGGCCGCGCCTGGACGCCCGAAATCCGCGCCCGTTCCTGGATGGGCTTCGACCGCGACTTTTCCCGTGAGGTCGGCGCGCGTGGCTGGATCGGGATGACCTGGCCCAAGGCCTATGGCGGGCATGAGCGTTCGGGCCTGGAGCGCGTGGTGGTGCTCGAGGAGATGCTGGCCGCCGGCGCCCCCGTGGGGGCCCACTGGATCGGCGACCGGCAATCGGGGCCGCTGATCCTGCGGCTGGGCACCGAGGAACAGCGCCGCCGCATCCTGCCCGGCATCGCGCGCGGCGAACTCGCCTTCTGCATCGGCCTTTCGGAGCCCGATGCGGGCAGCGACCTGGCCAACCTCCGCACCAAGGCCGAGCGCGTGCCAGGCGGCTGGAAGCTCAACGGCCGCAAGATCTGGACGACCTTCGCGCACAAGTCGGACTACATGATCGCGCTGGTGCGGACCTCGCCCGCGCCGGAGGGCGGGTCGCGCCATGCGGGCCTCTCGCAGTTCCTGGTGGACCTTCGCCTCTCGGGCATTTCCATCCGGCCGATCCGCGACCTGGCGGGGGCGGACAGCTTCAACGAAGTCACCTTCGACGACGTGATGCTGAAGGAAGATGACCTCGTCGGCGCCGAGGGCGCGGGCTGGGCCCAGGCCACCAGCGAACTCGCCTTTGAGCGGAGCGGACCGGACCGCTACCTCTCCTCCTATCCCGCCCTGTCGCTGGGCCTGGATGCGCTGGCCGCGAACCCGGTGCCGGGTGCCGAAGTGACGGTGGGCCGCATGGTGGCGCGGCTCTCCGCGCTGCGCGGCATGTCGCTCTCGGTGGGCGGCATGCTGGAGCGCGGCGAGGACCCGGCGGTGGAGGCGGCGTTGGTGAAGGATGTGGGCAATGTCTTCGAACAGGCGCTGCCCGAGCATCTGCGCGGCCTTCTCGACCCGGAGGACAGCCCGGCCGAGCTGCGCGCGCTGCTGGCCGCGCTGACGCAGCTGACGCCTACCTTCAGCCTGCGCGGCGGCACGCGGGAAATCCTGCGCGGGATCATCGCGCGCGATCTGGGTCTTCGCTGA
- a CDS encoding acyl-CoA dehydrogenase, with the protein MNELRGILVEQVERLVADAGGVAPLREVEAGGFPQALWDGLSEQGLALALVPEEAGGVGLSWGDAAALWQVLGQHGAPVPMAETMLGAALLSAAGVEVPDGVLALGEKGAPFGRHATNAVKLDGARLTLHAVEGATPGANIGREPRDDLTLAPRSAAGILPNSHGPRALRLGLALIRAAQIAGAMERILALAVDWANTRKQFGRPIGKFQAVQQQLAAMAGEVAAVQVAVSNAARAVDARGLAEAAFEIGCAKVVAGEAATFGAATAHQVFAAIGITEDHELHHFTRRLWAWREEGGTDRAWAAEIGKLALARGGANLWPDLTARDA; encoded by the coding sequence ATGAACGAACTTCGCGGCATCCTCGTCGAACAAGTGGAACGGCTGGTGGCGGACGCGGGCGGCGTCGCGCCGCTGCGCGAGGTGGAGGCGGGCGGCTTTCCGCAAGCCCTCTGGGACGGCTTGAGCGAACAGGGCCTCGCCCTGGCCCTGGTGCCGGAGGAGGCGGGCGGCGTCGGCCTCTCCTGGGGCGACGCGGCCGCCCTCTGGCAGGTGCTGGGCCAGCATGGTGCGCCCGTTCCCATGGCCGAGACGATGCTGGGCGCGGCCCTGCTCTCGGCGGCGGGCGTCGAGGTGCCGGATGGCGTGTTGGCGCTGGGCGAGAAGGGCGCGCCCTTCGGCCGCCATGCCACGAATGCCGTAAAGCTGGACGGCGCGCGGCTGACGCTGCACGCGGTGGAGGGCGCCACCCCCGGCGCCAATATCGGGCGCGAGCCGCGCGACGACCTGACGCTCGCGCCGCGCAGCGCCGCTGGCATCCTGCCCAACAGCCATGGTCCGCGCGCGCTGCGCCTGGGCCTCGCGCTGATCCGCGCCGCGCAGATCGCGGGGGCCATGGAGCGCATCCTGGCGCTGGCCGTGGATTGGGCGAACACGCGCAAGCAGTTCGGCCGGCCCATCGGCAAGTTCCAGGCGGTGCAGCAGCAATTGGCCGCCATGGCGGGCGAGGTCGCGGCCGTACAGGTCGCCGTCAGCAATGCCGCGCGCGCGGTGGATGCGCGGGGGCTGGCGGAAGCCGCCTTCGAGATCGGCTGCGCCAAGGTCGTGGCGGGCGAGGCCGCGACCTTCGGCGCCGCCACCGCGCACCAGGTCTTCGCCGCCATCGGCATCACCGAGGACCATGAGCTGCACCATTTCACCCGCCGCCTCTGGGCCTGGCGCGAGGAGGGCGGCACCGACCGCGCCTGGGCCGCCGAAATCGGCAAGCTCGCCCTCGCCCGCGGCGGCGCGAACCTCTGGCCGGATTTGACGGCGCGCGACGCCTGA
- a CDS encoding SDR family oxidoreductase — MSKVAVVTGASTGIGRAAALALLKAGYRVALVARRQADLEETAQMAGANSGNAMPVPTNVGDPESVAAVFTKVKSNWGRCDLLFNNAGMGVQGFLLEDLPVEKWQEVVNVNLNGSFYCAQQAFRMMKEQSPQGGRIINNGSISAHAPRPDSIAYTATKHAITGLTKSLALDGRKYNICAGQVDIGNAATNMTQRMTKGVKQPNGEMMVEPTMDVQNVANAIVYMDSLTLDANVLFMTIKATKMPFEGRG, encoded by the coding sequence ATGAGCAAGGTGGCGGTGGTGACGGGGGCGAGCACGGGCATCGGGCGGGCCGCGGCGCTCGCTTTGTTAAAGGCGGGCTATCGCGTGGCGCTGGTGGCGCGCCGCCAGGCCGACCTGGAGGAGACCGCGCAGATGGCCGGCGCCAATAGCGGCAACGCAATGCCCGTGCCCACCAATGTGGGCGACCCGGAGAGCGTGGCCGCGGTCTTCACCAAGGTGAAGTCCAACTGGGGCCGCTGTGACCTGCTGTTCAACAATGCCGGCATGGGCGTGCAGGGCTTCCTGCTGGAGGACCTGCCCGTGGAGAAGTGGCAGGAGGTGGTGAACGTCAACCTCAATGGCAGCTTCTACTGCGCGCAGCAGGCCTTCCGCATGATGAAGGAGCAGTCGCCGCAGGGCGGGCGCATCATCAACAACGGCTCGATCAGCGCGCATGCGCCGCGGCCCGACAGCATCGCCTACACCGCCACCAAGCACGCCATCACGGGGCTGACCAAGTCGCTGGCGCTGGATGGGCGGAAATACAACATCTGCGCGGGCCAGGTGGACATCGGCAACGCCGCCACGAACATGACCCAGCGCATGACCAAGGGCGTGAAGCAGCCCAATGGCGAGATGATGGTGGAACCCACCATGGACGTGCAGAACGTGGCCAACGCCATCGTCTACATGGACAGCCTGACCCTCGATGCGAACGTGCTGTTCATGACCATCAAGGCGACGAAGATGCCGTTCGAAGGGCGGGGCTGA
- a CDS encoding molybdopterin-dependent oxidoreductase: MTEIKPHAAHWGFFDAVTENGRLVGVRPFAQDPVPATLIESMPETVHSAARVDRPYIRKGWLEGRRRGALRGGDAFVPVSWDKATRLLAEETARVRAEHGDAAIYGGSYGWSSAGRFHHAKSQLQRFLGMGGGYTYSVNAYSYATAQALVPHIMGTNEVVLGRMTDWAAIARHAKLMLCFGGLAAKNGYVTSGGAAMTYGPNMRRAAAAGVRMVNISPYRGDTEDALNAEWVPIRPGTDAALMLAMLQHIVALGREDRGFLATHCVGWDKLRATLDDRTPEWAEGITGVPAATIRDLATRCLDNPTMLTAAWSLQRADYGEQPYWALVALAAALGNIGKPGQGVAFGYGSSGGIGNPRREMPSLSLPATRNPVSHFIPVGRISELLERPGGTLTYNGRELPLPDIRMVWWAGGNPFHHHQDLNRLLRAWSHPETIVVSEPWWTAVARHADIVLPATTTLERNDIGHSSRDRFLRAMHQAIPPQGQARNDHDMLADIADAAGFRDRFTEQRDEGAWLRFLYDKWRTACGRVGFDAPDFDAFWAAGHVELPELPPGKEYTQFADFRADPEEHPLDTPSGKVELFSETIAGFALPDCPGLPTWITPREWLGGAAEDELHLLSYQPPTRLHSQLDPGPIAARDKIQGREPILMHPEDAAARGLTEGQVLRVFNARGACLAGLRLDDRLLRGVVLLATGAWFDPLEPGVPGSLCVHGNPNVLTADVATSSLTQGLSAQSCLVRVEPWTGELPPVRAHIPPVIEEAAA; this comes from the coding sequence ATGACCGAGATCAAGCCGCACGCCGCCCATTGGGGCTTCTTCGACGCCGTGACCGAGAATGGGCGGCTGGTCGGCGTGCGCCCCTTCGCGCAGGACCCGGTGCCGGCGACCCTCATCGAGAGCATGCCGGAGACGGTCCACAGCGCCGCGCGTGTGGACCGCCCCTACATCCGCAAGGGCTGGCTGGAGGGGCGGCGGCGTGGCGCGCTGCGCGGCGGCGATGCCTTCGTCCCCGTCTCCTGGGACAAGGCCACGCGGCTGCTGGCCGAGGAAACCGCCCGCGTGCGCGCCGAGCATGGCGATGCCGCGATCTATGGCGGCTCCTATGGCTGGTCCTCCGCCGGGCGCTTCCACCACGCCAAGAGCCAGTTGCAGCGCTTCCTGGGCATGGGCGGCGGCTACACCTACAGCGTCAATGCCTATTCCTACGCCACCGCCCAGGCCCTGGTGCCGCACATCATGGGCACCAATGAGGTGGTGCTAGGCCGCATGACCGACTGGGCCGCCATCGCCCGCCACGCCAAGCTGATGCTGTGCTTCGGCGGGCTGGCGGCGAAGAACGGCTATGTCACCTCGGGCGGCGCGGCCATGACCTATGGGCCCAACATGCGGCGCGCGGCGGCGGCCGGCGTGCGGATGGTCAACATCTCGCCCTATCGCGGCGACACCGAGGATGCGCTGAACGCCGAATGGGTGCCCATCCGCCCCGGCACCGATGCCGCGCTGATGCTGGCCATGCTGCAGCACATCGTGGCCCTCGGCCGCGAGGACCGTGGCTTCCTCGCCACCCATTGCGTGGGCTGGGACAAGCTGCGCGCCACCCTCGATGACCGCACGCCCGAATGGGCCGAGGGCATCACCGGCGTGCCCGCCGCCACCATCCGCGACCTGGCGACGCGCTGCCTGGACAACCCGACCATGCTGACCGCCGCCTGGTCCCTGCAACGCGCCGATTATGGCGAGCAGCCCTATTGGGCGCTGGTGGCGCTGGCGGCCGCGCTGGGGAATATCGGCAAGCCGGGGCAGGGGGTGGCCTTCGGCTATGGTTCCTCCGGCGGCATCGGCAATCCGCGGCGGGAGATGCCCTCGCTCAGCCTGCCGGCCACGCGCAACCCCGTCTCGCACTTCATCCCGGTGGGGCGCATCTCGGAATTGCTGGAACGGCCGGGCGGGACGCTGACCTATAATGGGCGGGAGTTGCCCCTGCCCGACATCCGCATGGTCTGGTGGGCGGGCGGCAACCCCTTCCACCACCACCAGGACCTGAACCGGCTGCTGCGCGCCTGGTCCCACCCCGAGACCATCGTGGTCAGCGAACCCTGGTGGACCGCCGTGGCCCGCCATGCCGACATCGTGCTGCCCGCCACCACCACGCTGGAACGCAACGACATCGGCCATTCCTCGCGCGACCGCTTCCTGCGCGCCATGCACCAGGCCATCCCGCCCCAGGGCCAGGCGCGCAACGACCACGACATGCTGGCCGACATCGCCGATGCCGCCGGTTTCCGCGACCGCTTCACCGAGCAGCGTGACGAGGGCGCCTGGCTGCGCTTCCTCTACGACAAATGGCGCACGGCCTGCGGCCGGGTGGGCTTCGACGCGCCGGATTTCGACGCCTTCTGGGCGGCCGGCCATGTCGAGCTGCCCGAACTGCCGCCCGGCAAGGAATACACGCAATTCGCCGATTTCCGCGCCGACCCGGAGGAACACCCCCTCGACACGCCCTCCGGCAAGGTGGAGCTGTTCAGCGAGACCATCGCGGGCTTCGCCCTGCCCGACTGCCCGGGCCTGCCGACCTGGATCACGCCGCGGGAATGGCTGGGCGGCGCGGCAGAGGATGAGCTGCACCTTCTCAGCTACCAGCCGCCCACGCGGCTGCATTCCCAGCTCGACCCTGGGCCCATCGCCGCGCGCGACAAGATCCAGGGGCGCGAGCCCATCCTGATGCACCCCGAGGATGCCGCCGCGCGGGGCCTCACCGAAGGCCAGGTCCTGCGCGTCTTCAACGCGCGCGGCGCCTGCCTGGCGGGGCTGCGGCTGGATGACCGGCTGCTGCGCGGCGTGGTGCTGCTGGCCACCGGCGCCTGGTTCGACCCGCTGGAGCCCGGCGTGCCCGGCAGCCTCTGCGTCCATGGCAACCCCAACGTGCTGACGGCGGATGTGGCGACCTCCAGCCTCACCCAGGGCCTGTCGGCGCAATCCTGCCTGGTGCGCGTGGAGCCCTGGACGGGTGAATTGCCGCCGGTGCGCGCCCATATCCCCCCCGTCATCGAGGAAGCCGCCGCTTGA
- a CDS encoding alkaline phosphatase PhoX, which yields MILRRTLLATPALLPAAALAQALPPVAQDDSTAPGWRRATLIRWGDRVTFDAPPFDPARLDAEGAGTQFGWDARIAALVVPPPAADGVRRAVLAVAHPTVNPAMAFPGGVDRPEVAARMQGASLLNLEQQGGRWIIVDGGFQARRLTAANLCSTSGPGAEILGGAVRGLLAPTGGAATPWGTLLLTEGDPSPWAGRLPEFGRGEAYGWVVELDALDPQSIPVKQTALGRFPKADAAAAASRDGRAVVFLAEQGAGGYLFRFVSEGPAAPGALALGTLAAARVQGGRLTWLALPQAAYANPSEAARQAGATAMDRPQGLDWDSRTNRLLACGDFGALALTPDGGDPGADSMAVGRLGGQGMGRLGSVSADPRGRVLLGGLGEGVVGANAQPLWLAEGGRANAIYGAPRAADVGGAVASPDGGTIFAAVRRPGAEQGSSFNRPATRWPEFAAGQPPRSAIVALTRG from the coding sequence TTGATCCTTCGCCGCACCCTGCTCGCCACGCCGGCCCTGCTGCCGGCCGCCGCCCTCGCGCAAGCGCTGCCGCCGGTCGCCCAGGACGACAGCACCGCCCCGGGCTGGCGCCGCGCCACGCTGATCCGCTGGGGCGACCGCGTCACCTTCGACGCGCCCCCCTTCGACCCCGCGCGCCTCGACGCCGAGGGCGCGGGCACGCAGTTCGGCTGGGATGCGCGCATCGCCGCCCTAGTGGTGCCGCCCCCGGCCGCCGATGGCGTGCGCCGCGCCGTGCTGGCCGTGGCACACCCCACCGTGAACCCGGCCATGGCCTTCCCCGGCGGCGTGGACCGGCCCGAGGTCGCCGCCCGCATGCAGGGCGCCAGCCTGCTGAACCTGGAGCAGCAGGGCGGGCGCTGGATCATCGTGGATGGCGGCTTCCAGGCCCGGCGGCTGACGGCGGCGAACCTCTGCTCCACCAGCGGGCCCGGCGCCGAGATCCTGGGCGGTGCGGTGCGCGGCCTCCTGGCGCCGACGGGCGGTGCCGCGACACCCTGGGGCACCCTGCTGCTGACCGAGGGCGACCCCAGCCCCTGGGCCGGCCGCCTGCCCGAGTTCGGGCGGGGCGAGGCCTATGGCTGGGTGGTGGAGCTGGACGCGCTCGACCCGCAATCCATCCCGGTGAAGCAGACCGCACTCGGCCGTTTCCCCAAGGCCGATGCCGCCGCCGCCGCGAGCCGCGACGGCCGCGCCGTGGTCTTCCTGGCCGAGCAGGGGGCGGGCGGTTACCTGTTCCGCTTCGTCTCGGAAGGGCCAGCGGCGCCGGGGGCGCTGGCGCTCGGCACGCTTGCCGCCGCGCGGGTGCAGGGCGGGCGTCTCACCTGGCTGGCCCTGCCGCAAGCCGCCTATGCCAACCCGTCCGAGGCGGCGCGCCAGGCCGGCGCCACCGCCATGGACCGCCCCCAGGGGCTGGACTGGGATTCCCGCACCAACCGCCTGCTGGCCTGCGGCGATTTCGGCGCACTGGCCCTGACGCCGGATGGCGGTGACCCGGGCGCCGATTCCATGGCCGTGGGGCGCCTGGGCGGCCAGGGCATGGGCCGGCTGGGCAGCGTCAGCGCCGATCCGCGCGGCCGCGTGCTGCTGGGCGGCCTGGGCGAGGGCGTCGTGGGGGCCAACGCCCAGCCGCTCTGGCTGGCCGAAGGCGGGCGGGCCAATGCCATCTACGGCGCGCCCCGCGCGGCCGATGTGGGCGGCGCCGTGGCCAGCCCCGATGGCGGGACCATCTTCGCCGCCGTCCGCCGGCCGGGCGCCGAGCAGGGGTCGAGCTTCAACCGCCCCGCCACGCGCTGGCCGGAATTCGCGGCCGGGCAGCCGCCGCGTTCGGCCATCGTGGCACTCACGCGGGGATGA